A single genomic interval of Malania oleifera isolate guangnan ecotype guangnan chromosome 11, ASM2987363v1, whole genome shotgun sequence harbors:
- the LOC131168431 gene encoding protein farnesyltransferase subunit beta isoform X1 produces the protein MEATAPRPTVTQHEQWMVEAHVFQIYDAFAGLPRNPQSVMLELQRDKHIEFLTKALRQLGPSFCVLDANRPWLCYWILHSIALLGESVDAELENNAIDFLSRCQDPNGGYGGGPGQLPHLATTYAAVNSLITLGSDKSLSSINRGKLYMFFLRMKDQSGGFRMHDAGEMDVRACYTAISVASVLNVLDSELVQNVGDYILSCQTYEGGIAGEPGSEAHGGYTFCGLATMILINEVNRLDLTSLINWVAFRQGRECGFQGRTNKLVDGCYSFWQGGVFALIQRLHSIINEQLGLSDVGEGDSAIDSMGSDAKSDSSEGEQGLDSSLSQIDEAHHCRHKAGMQNVSSLVEFSNIGFDFLRGRTEMGPLFHNIALQQYILLCSQVPEGGFRDKPGKHRDYYHTCYCLSGLSVSQYSCSRDADSPPLPSAILGPYSNLLEPIHPLFNVILERYHDAHQFFSRS, from the exons ATGGAGGCGACGGCACCGAGGCCGACCGTGACGCAGCACGAGCAGTGGATGGTGGAGGCTCACGTCTTCCAGATTTATGATGCCTTCGCCGGTCTGCCCCGCAACCCTCAATCCGTAAT GCTTGAGCTTCAGCGTGACAAGCACATCGAGTTCTTAACCAAAGCTCTCCGACAGCTCGGTCCATCTTTTTGCGTTTTGGATGCAAA TCGACCATGGCTTTGCTACTGGATCCTTCATTCAATTGCTTTACTGGGAGAGTCGGTCGATGCAGAACTGGAAAATAATGCCATTGACTTTCTTAGCCGTTGCCAG GACCCCAATGGTGGATATGGTGGTGGACCTGGGCAG TTGCCTCATCTTGCAACAACCTATGCTGCAGTTAATTCACTTATCACTTTGGGCAGTGATAAATCTTTGTCATCAATTAATAG AGGTAAATTGTACATGTTTTTTCTGCGAATGAAAGACCAATCCGGGGGTTTCAG GATGCATGATGCTGGAGAAATGGATGTCCGGGCTTGCTACACTGCCATTTCT GTTGCAAGTGTCTTAAACGTTCTGGATTCTGAACTTGTTCAAAATGTTGGAGACTACATCTTGAG CTGTCAGACTTATGAAGGTGGCATAGCCGGTGAACCTGGTTCTGAAGCTCATGGTGG GTACACCTTTTGTGGGTTGGCCACAATGATTCTGATCAATGAGGTTAATCGATTGGATTTGACTAGTTTAATT AACTGGGTGGCATTCCGACAGGGTCGAGAGTGTGGGTTTCAGGGGAGAACGAATAAATTGGTCGACGGCTGCTACTCCTTTTGGCAG GGAGGTGTGTTTGCATTAATACAAAGATTACATTCAATTATCAATGAGCAATTGGGGTTGTCGGATGTTGGAGAAGGAGATTCTGCTATTGATAGCATGGGGAGTGACGCAAAATCTGATTCGTCTGAAGGAGAACAAGGTTTGGACAGCAGTTTGTCTCAGATTGATGAGGCCCACCATTGTAGGCACAAAG CAGGCATGCAGAATGTTTCCAGTCTAGTAGAATTTTCAAATATTGGTTTTGATTTTCTCAGAGGACGAACAGAAATGGGACCTCTTTTTCACAACATTGCATTGCAGCAATATATACTTTTATGCTCTCAG GTGCCGGAGGGAGGGTTCAGAGACAAACCCGGGAAGCACAGAGACTACTACCACACTTGTTATTGTCTAAGCGGCCTCTCGGTGAGTCAGTATAGCTGTTCGAGAGATGCTGACTCTCCTCCTTTGCCAAGTGCAATCCTAGGCCCTTACTCCAATCTCCTGGAGCCCATCCACCCTCTCTTCAATGTCATCCTGGAACGGTACCATGACGCTCATCAGTTCTTCTCAAGGTCATAA
- the LOC131168431 gene encoding protein farnesyltransferase subunit beta isoform X2 codes for MEATAPRPTVTQHEQWMVEAHVFQIYDAFAGLPRNPQSVMLELQRDKHIEFLTKALRQLGPSFCVLDANRPWLCYWILHSIALLGESVDAELENNAIDFLSRCQDPNGGYGGGPGQLPHLATTYAAVNSLITLGSDKSLSSINRGKLYMFFLRMKDQSGGFRMHDAGEMDVRACYTAISVASVLNVLDSELVQNVGDYILSCQTYEGGIAGEPGSEAHGGYTFCGLATMILINEVNRLDLTSLINWVAFRQGRECGFQGRTNKLVDGCYSFWQGGVFALIQRLHSIINEQLGLSDVGEGDSAIDSMGSDAKSDSSEGEQGLDSSLSQIDEAHHCRHKGMQNVSSLVEFSNIGFDFLRGRTEMGPLFHNIALQQYILLCSQVPEGGFRDKPGKHRDYYHTCYCLSGLSVSQYSCSRDADSPPLPSAILGPYSNLLEPIHPLFNVILERYHDAHQFFSRS; via the exons ATGGAGGCGACGGCACCGAGGCCGACCGTGACGCAGCACGAGCAGTGGATGGTGGAGGCTCACGTCTTCCAGATTTATGATGCCTTCGCCGGTCTGCCCCGCAACCCTCAATCCGTAAT GCTTGAGCTTCAGCGTGACAAGCACATCGAGTTCTTAACCAAAGCTCTCCGACAGCTCGGTCCATCTTTTTGCGTTTTGGATGCAAA TCGACCATGGCTTTGCTACTGGATCCTTCATTCAATTGCTTTACTGGGAGAGTCGGTCGATGCAGAACTGGAAAATAATGCCATTGACTTTCTTAGCCGTTGCCAG GACCCCAATGGTGGATATGGTGGTGGACCTGGGCAG TTGCCTCATCTTGCAACAACCTATGCTGCAGTTAATTCACTTATCACTTTGGGCAGTGATAAATCTTTGTCATCAATTAATAG AGGTAAATTGTACATGTTTTTTCTGCGAATGAAAGACCAATCCGGGGGTTTCAG GATGCATGATGCTGGAGAAATGGATGTCCGGGCTTGCTACACTGCCATTTCT GTTGCAAGTGTCTTAAACGTTCTGGATTCTGAACTTGTTCAAAATGTTGGAGACTACATCTTGAG CTGTCAGACTTATGAAGGTGGCATAGCCGGTGAACCTGGTTCTGAAGCTCATGGTGG GTACACCTTTTGTGGGTTGGCCACAATGATTCTGATCAATGAGGTTAATCGATTGGATTTGACTAGTTTAATT AACTGGGTGGCATTCCGACAGGGTCGAGAGTGTGGGTTTCAGGGGAGAACGAATAAATTGGTCGACGGCTGCTACTCCTTTTGGCAG GGAGGTGTGTTTGCATTAATACAAAGATTACATTCAATTATCAATGAGCAATTGGGGTTGTCGGATGTTGGAGAAGGAGATTCTGCTATTGATAGCATGGGGAGTGACGCAAAATCTGATTCGTCTGAAGGAGAACAAGGTTTGGACAGCAGTTTGTCTCAGATTGATGAGGCCCACCATTGTAGGCACAAAG GCATGCAGAATGTTTCCAGTCTAGTAGAATTTTCAAATATTGGTTTTGATTTTCTCAGAGGACGAACAGAAATGGGACCTCTTTTTCACAACATTGCATTGCAGCAATATATACTTTTATGCTCTCAG GTGCCGGAGGGAGGGTTCAGAGACAAACCCGGGAAGCACAGAGACTACTACCACACTTGTTATTGTCTAAGCGGCCTCTCGGTGAGTCAGTATAGCTGTTCGAGAGATGCTGACTCTCCTCCTTTGCCAAGTGCAATCCTAGGCCCTTACTCCAATCTCCTGGAGCCCATCCACCCTCTCTTCAATGTCATCCTGGAACGGTACCATGACGCTCATCAGTTCTTCTCAAGGTCATAA
- the LOC131168431 gene encoding protein farnesyltransferase subunit beta isoform X3 → MEATAPRPTVTQHEQWMVEAHVFQIYDAFAGLPRNPQSVMLELQRDKHIEFLTKALRQLGPSFCVLDANRPWLCYWILHSIALLGESVDAELENNAIDFLSRCQLPHLATTYAAVNSLITLGSDKSLSSINRGKLYMFFLRMKDQSGGFRMHDAGEMDVRACYTAISVASVLNVLDSELVQNVGDYILSCQTYEGGIAGEPGSEAHGGYTFCGLATMILINEVNRLDLTSLINWVAFRQGRECGFQGRTNKLVDGCYSFWQGGVFALIQRLHSIINEQLGLSDVGEGDSAIDSMGSDAKSDSSEGEQGLDSSLSQIDEAHHCRHKAGMQNVSSLVEFSNIGFDFLRGRTEMGPLFHNIALQQYILLCSQVPEGGFRDKPGKHRDYYHTCYCLSGLSVSQYSCSRDADSPPLPSAILGPYSNLLEPIHPLFNVILERYHDAHQFFSRS, encoded by the exons ATGGAGGCGACGGCACCGAGGCCGACCGTGACGCAGCACGAGCAGTGGATGGTGGAGGCTCACGTCTTCCAGATTTATGATGCCTTCGCCGGTCTGCCCCGCAACCCTCAATCCGTAAT GCTTGAGCTTCAGCGTGACAAGCACATCGAGTTCTTAACCAAAGCTCTCCGACAGCTCGGTCCATCTTTTTGCGTTTTGGATGCAAA TCGACCATGGCTTTGCTACTGGATCCTTCATTCAATTGCTTTACTGGGAGAGTCGGTCGATGCAGAACTGGAAAATAATGCCATTGACTTTCTTAGCCGTTGCCAG TTGCCTCATCTTGCAACAACCTATGCTGCAGTTAATTCACTTATCACTTTGGGCAGTGATAAATCTTTGTCATCAATTAATAG AGGTAAATTGTACATGTTTTTTCTGCGAATGAAAGACCAATCCGGGGGTTTCAG GATGCATGATGCTGGAGAAATGGATGTCCGGGCTTGCTACACTGCCATTTCT GTTGCAAGTGTCTTAAACGTTCTGGATTCTGAACTTGTTCAAAATGTTGGAGACTACATCTTGAG CTGTCAGACTTATGAAGGTGGCATAGCCGGTGAACCTGGTTCTGAAGCTCATGGTGG GTACACCTTTTGTGGGTTGGCCACAATGATTCTGATCAATGAGGTTAATCGATTGGATTTGACTAGTTTAATT AACTGGGTGGCATTCCGACAGGGTCGAGAGTGTGGGTTTCAGGGGAGAACGAATAAATTGGTCGACGGCTGCTACTCCTTTTGGCAG GGAGGTGTGTTTGCATTAATACAAAGATTACATTCAATTATCAATGAGCAATTGGGGTTGTCGGATGTTGGAGAAGGAGATTCTGCTATTGATAGCATGGGGAGTGACGCAAAATCTGATTCGTCTGAAGGAGAACAAGGTTTGGACAGCAGTTTGTCTCAGATTGATGAGGCCCACCATTGTAGGCACAAAG CAGGCATGCAGAATGTTTCCAGTCTAGTAGAATTTTCAAATATTGGTTTTGATTTTCTCAGAGGACGAACAGAAATGGGACCTCTTTTTCACAACATTGCATTGCAGCAATATATACTTTTATGCTCTCAG GTGCCGGAGGGAGGGTTCAGAGACAAACCCGGGAAGCACAGAGACTACTACCACACTTGTTATTGTCTAAGCGGCCTCTCGGTGAGTCAGTATAGCTGTTCGAGAGATGCTGACTCTCCTCCTTTGCCAAGTGCAATCCTAGGCCCTTACTCCAATCTCCTGGAGCCCATCCACCCTCTCTTCAATGTCATCCTGGAACGGTACCATGACGCTCATCAGTTCTTCTCAAGGTCATAA
- the LOC131168431 gene encoding protein farnesyltransferase subunit beta isoform X4, with product MEATAPRPTVTQHEQWMVEAHVFQIYDAFAGLPRNPQSVMLELQRDKHIEFLTKALRQLGPSFCVLDANRPWLCYWILHSIALLGESVDAELENNAIDFLSRCQLPHLATTYAAVNSLITLGSDKSLSSINRGKLYMFFLRMKDQSGGFRMHDAGEMDVRACYTAISVASVLNVLDSELVQNVGDYILSCQTYEGGIAGEPGSEAHGGYTFCGLATMILINEVNRLDLTSLINWVAFRQGRECGFQGRTNKLVDGCYSFWQGGVFALIQRLHSIINEQLGLSDVGEGDSAIDSMGSDAKSDSSEGEQGLDSSLSQIDEAHHCRHKGMQNVSSLVEFSNIGFDFLRGRTEMGPLFHNIALQQYILLCSQVPEGGFRDKPGKHRDYYHTCYCLSGLSVSQYSCSRDADSPPLPSAILGPYSNLLEPIHPLFNVILERYHDAHQFFSRS from the exons ATGGAGGCGACGGCACCGAGGCCGACCGTGACGCAGCACGAGCAGTGGATGGTGGAGGCTCACGTCTTCCAGATTTATGATGCCTTCGCCGGTCTGCCCCGCAACCCTCAATCCGTAAT GCTTGAGCTTCAGCGTGACAAGCACATCGAGTTCTTAACCAAAGCTCTCCGACAGCTCGGTCCATCTTTTTGCGTTTTGGATGCAAA TCGACCATGGCTTTGCTACTGGATCCTTCATTCAATTGCTTTACTGGGAGAGTCGGTCGATGCAGAACTGGAAAATAATGCCATTGACTTTCTTAGCCGTTGCCAG TTGCCTCATCTTGCAACAACCTATGCTGCAGTTAATTCACTTATCACTTTGGGCAGTGATAAATCTTTGTCATCAATTAATAG AGGTAAATTGTACATGTTTTTTCTGCGAATGAAAGACCAATCCGGGGGTTTCAG GATGCATGATGCTGGAGAAATGGATGTCCGGGCTTGCTACACTGCCATTTCT GTTGCAAGTGTCTTAAACGTTCTGGATTCTGAACTTGTTCAAAATGTTGGAGACTACATCTTGAG CTGTCAGACTTATGAAGGTGGCATAGCCGGTGAACCTGGTTCTGAAGCTCATGGTGG GTACACCTTTTGTGGGTTGGCCACAATGATTCTGATCAATGAGGTTAATCGATTGGATTTGACTAGTTTAATT AACTGGGTGGCATTCCGACAGGGTCGAGAGTGTGGGTTTCAGGGGAGAACGAATAAATTGGTCGACGGCTGCTACTCCTTTTGGCAG GGAGGTGTGTTTGCATTAATACAAAGATTACATTCAATTATCAATGAGCAATTGGGGTTGTCGGATGTTGGAGAAGGAGATTCTGCTATTGATAGCATGGGGAGTGACGCAAAATCTGATTCGTCTGAAGGAGAACAAGGTTTGGACAGCAGTTTGTCTCAGATTGATGAGGCCCACCATTGTAGGCACAAAG GCATGCAGAATGTTTCCAGTCTAGTAGAATTTTCAAATATTGGTTTTGATTTTCTCAGAGGACGAACAGAAATGGGACCTCTTTTTCACAACATTGCATTGCAGCAATATATACTTTTATGCTCTCAG GTGCCGGAGGGAGGGTTCAGAGACAAACCCGGGAAGCACAGAGACTACTACCACACTTGTTATTGTCTAAGCGGCCTCTCGGTGAGTCAGTATAGCTGTTCGAGAGATGCTGACTCTCCTCCTTTGCCAAGTGCAATCCTAGGCCCTTACTCCAATCTCCTGGAGCCCATCCACCCTCTCTTCAATGTCATCCTGGAACGGTACCATGACGCTCATCAGTTCTTCTCAAGGTCATAA
- the LOC131168431 gene encoding protein farnesyltransferase subunit beta isoform X5, with the protein MEATAPRPTVTQHEQWMVEAHVFQIYDAFAGLPRNPQSVMLELQRDKHIEFLTKALRQLGPSFCVLDANRPWLCYWILHSIALLGESVDAELENNAIDFLSRCQDPNGGYGGGPGQLPHLATTYAAVNSLITLGSDKSLSSINRGKLYMFFLRMKDQSGGFRMHDAGEMDVRACYTAISVASVLNVLDSELVQNVGDYILSCQTYEGGIAGEPGSEAHGGYTFCGLATMILINEVNRLDLTSLINWVAFRQGRECGFQGRTNKLVDGCYSFWQGGVFALIQRLHSIINEQLGLSDVGEGDSAIDSMGSDAKSDSSEGEQGLDSSLSQIDEAHHCRHKEDEQKWDLFFTTLHCSNIYFYALRCRREGSETNPGSTETTTTLVIV; encoded by the exons ATGGAGGCGACGGCACCGAGGCCGACCGTGACGCAGCACGAGCAGTGGATGGTGGAGGCTCACGTCTTCCAGATTTATGATGCCTTCGCCGGTCTGCCCCGCAACCCTCAATCCGTAAT GCTTGAGCTTCAGCGTGACAAGCACATCGAGTTCTTAACCAAAGCTCTCCGACAGCTCGGTCCATCTTTTTGCGTTTTGGATGCAAA TCGACCATGGCTTTGCTACTGGATCCTTCATTCAATTGCTTTACTGGGAGAGTCGGTCGATGCAGAACTGGAAAATAATGCCATTGACTTTCTTAGCCGTTGCCAG GACCCCAATGGTGGATATGGTGGTGGACCTGGGCAG TTGCCTCATCTTGCAACAACCTATGCTGCAGTTAATTCACTTATCACTTTGGGCAGTGATAAATCTTTGTCATCAATTAATAG AGGTAAATTGTACATGTTTTTTCTGCGAATGAAAGACCAATCCGGGGGTTTCAG GATGCATGATGCTGGAGAAATGGATGTCCGGGCTTGCTACACTGCCATTTCT GTTGCAAGTGTCTTAAACGTTCTGGATTCTGAACTTGTTCAAAATGTTGGAGACTACATCTTGAG CTGTCAGACTTATGAAGGTGGCATAGCCGGTGAACCTGGTTCTGAAGCTCATGGTGG GTACACCTTTTGTGGGTTGGCCACAATGATTCTGATCAATGAGGTTAATCGATTGGATTTGACTAGTTTAATT AACTGGGTGGCATTCCGACAGGGTCGAGAGTGTGGGTTTCAGGGGAGAACGAATAAATTGGTCGACGGCTGCTACTCCTTTTGGCAG GGAGGTGTGTTTGCATTAATACAAAGATTACATTCAATTATCAATGAGCAATTGGGGTTGTCGGATGTTGGAGAAGGAGATTCTGCTATTGATAGCATGGGGAGTGACGCAAAATCTGATTCGTCTGAAGGAGAACAAGGTTTGGACAGCAGTTTGTCTCAGATTGATGAGGCCCACCATTGTAGGCACAAAG AGGACGAACAGAAATGGGACCTCTTTTTCACAACATTGCATTGCAGCAATATATACTTTTATGCTCTCAG GTGCCGGAGGGAGGGTTCAGAGACAAACCCGGGAAGCACAGAGACTACTACCACACTTGTTATTGTCTAA